A region of the Dermacentor albipictus isolate Rhodes 1998 colony chromosome 4, USDA_Dalb.pri_finalv2, whole genome shotgun sequence genome:
tgggtgagggaacaaacccgagttaatgacatcttagttgaaatcaagaaaaataaatgggcatgggcaggacatgtaatgaggagggaagataacggatgatcattaagggttgcggactggattccaagggaagggaagcgtagcagggtgcggcagaaagttaggtgggcggatgagattaataagtttgcagggacaacatggcctcaattagcacatgaccggggttgttggagaagtatgggagaggcctttgacctgcacTTGGCATAACCaggtttatgatgatgatgatgatgatgatgatgatgatgatgatgatgatgatgatgaccttaatCTGTCGTGCGCATTTCACACTGAATGCACCACTTTGGTAATAACTCTTGCGCTACAAGAACGCATGTTTGTGCGTAGAAACGTCCCTCGTCCTGGACAAATGAAACCAGAGAATACGGTACTTAGGAATTTACGGACATAAAACACAGTTCATACGTTGTTAAAATAGAAGAACAAAAGATAACATTGATGCCCCGTGCACGCGGCATTGAATGGTCAGGTTGTCCCTGCGGGGACGATGGTTTCCTGCTCGTCGAGGAAGTCAGCGCCACTGCTGGTCTCTGGCTCCGCGTCGTCCAGCCTCGCCGGATTATCGGTGGTCACGTTGGCCGCACCCTGAACTGTGCTCGATGTGTCGGCCGGCGACTCGGACGAGTTGTTGATCGCCTCCAGGGCGTAGAAGCTGGCCACCGCGGACAGCGTGATGACCACCAGCGCCACGCTGAAGATGCAGGCGGGGTTGGGGCCGGGGGTGCTCGCCTGCGCGAACGCAAAGCGTACAGGAACCCTTGGCGTAAGCAATTCAGACTGGAGCACTTACATATGCGCGCGATTCATGGTAACACGCTTTACCGGTCTCAAGATATTTTTTGCCGGGGAAAATGGAGCGTGTAGTACCAATTCTATCATAAACTGTCATCTGGTCACAAATTTCGTGTCGATCTTGTTGATGCTGTGCTTTCAGGGAAGTCAAGTGAGGTTAGAAACCTCAGCAATACACCGTTCAGAAGCGCTCCAGCATCGCTCGTAAAGCAGAGATCCTGCGGTGCTCCGTATGGCAAAAGCGGTGAAGAATGCATGCCGTGCTCCTATAGGGCTGGTATGAGGTATTCTTAAGGGGAGGGCTCTGGAGACAGCTATTTCACTACAATGCAACAGCTTGTCCCTAAATGCGAGCGGGTAAGATCGTCAACTTTTCACTACAGAACCGTGCACAACTTCAAAAAGAATTTGTCCTTGAGGCGCGACCGGCAGGTTTTGCTGGATGCAACTTAGCGCTCCAGAATATTTATTAATGAAGGCTTTATTACGCCATCTACGTGAAACTGCTAGCAGGAGCGCAGTTGCCGTGGGCTCAATTACTAAACACGCCGCATGCTGTTGTAACGTCGCAGTGATTCTTGATCTTTTATACGCACTGAACAACAGCGGGCGCAAGGGGATAACATGGGACAGCCCAGCAATAACAAAAGTTGAGTCACTTTAGCCTACGCTAAACAGGCTGAAGGAGAAAGCCTATGCGCTCGCGAGACgttaattaaattacttgacattctcattcgaatgcgttgttactttctattgttttctcccaccaaaggcagagggttcgagtgccttatttAACTGCATCTTAATGAACTATCTCTCAAATAACTTCGTCTTTACTAACGCCAAACGTCTTGGGTTCcaccatcaatggtggcaccattGATTCTGGTGTCGTTGAATTTTGGTCCCccccaaaggtcgagggttctaCTCCCATCAGAGGTCGTGCGTTCGAGCacattaattaactttgccttaattaccaccaaaggtcatgggttcaagcatcaatggtggcaccaacaattttggtgccattgaattgtggtcccaccaaaggtcgagggttctagtgccttaattaacattgcCTTAACAGTGATGGTCATAGGCTTGACTCTGTAGGCTTGAACTGTGGGTTCGAGTACCTTATTAAACTCTATCCTAATTACCTGTGCTTAAGTAACACAAAGatcgtgggttcggttcccacccgtATTTTCCCATATATCATACGAGAGCATGTTCCATATGATATATGGAAGCATGTATCAAATTGGATATGGGACCACGCTGGTATGAAAAATGGAAACATACGGGTTTTTATATGGGGCGCCAATTTGTTACTGTGCGATTATGCGATACGAGGCTGAACGGTTATTTGACAGGGAAAGATTGTGGGACTTGTCCTTGCTATTATGCCATACCAATGTTTGTCGTTACACTTCAGAGTGCCTTTGCCAGTACTTCGAGCTTTAATGATGTAATTCTGtccctaaaaaagaaagaaagaagacagccGCGGAGCGGTCCGGCGGTGCCTTGTCCTGGCCTCTTAATCATTTGCTGTAAGTTTACGGAGTTCAGTTGTTTTGTACTTGATTATAGAGCTCAATGCGCTGCCGCCTGTACCATGCTCTTCCTTTGTACATCGTGCAATACGGCTTGAGCACATGTTCACGGTAGTCTTGCACTTGCTACCTAGGAAGAGGAAGTGCAAGGGCCATATAAGCTCCCAGTAGCTGAAGACCTGGAGATAGGGCTAGTTGATTCAAGGTTTGCGGACGTAAACGTCTTTCGCAATGGTTACAGCAGTTACTTTGTAACTGGTGTATAGATGTGAAATATAAGTTAAAGGCCTGAATGGCTTTGTAAAGGTTTGTCATGTACAGAAAATTGCTTTTGATCGTACGGTTTCCTGCGGGAACGCTtcttctgacaaaaaaaaaatagcattcaTGGCTGCCATTCGGCTCCACAGGCATAGAACTACCGGGCTAGCCATTCTTCGCCAACGAAAACCAAATGCCATCTGCTACGTGCGCTTTTCTTGAAAGCTTAATCACCTGCTGCATACGGCAGAGCTATTTCGTTACTGCACTTATCTCCTCGATCTGCGAGGGTCATGACGCCCGCAGGGGCCACGCTGCATTTGCACGATGAGAAACGGTGTGGTTTCGCACACAACACTTTCGAGAGGTAGTGCAAAAAGAGCAGCCATATTTAAGAGACATTTTTTTCTCAAAACCACAATCGTCGTCTATCTCATGTGCGTTTTATTTCTACTAACGCTCTATGCGCAGAACTTTCAGGTAATTAACAGCATCCGCATCAGCGACTGATCGTGAAACAGCCTTCATGACAGTAAAATTGCGAGTGCAGTCTTCAAAAGAGCAGATGCATGCAAGATTGAGGACACTAATTCTTCCTGTACAAGATAAGCCAGCCTTCATGGCAGTAAAATCGCGAGTGCAGTCTTCAAGAGAGCAAGTGCATGCAAGATTGAGGACATTAATTGTTCCTGTACAAGATAAGCCCTAAAGGTTGTATATTTTTTAAAAAAGTAACACTGCGCCTGAGTAACCGTTTTGCTCGCGGCTTCAGGTGCCTCACCAATAAATCGCGGCCTTGGCACTTGGACCACCTCTGACTCGACAGCACTTTCTTTTTCGAGTCTACAGCAACATCATACTGTCTAATGCATGCCAGAAACACCATAGTGTCGGCTTAAGGGACGCTCTGTACTTGCCTCCTTCATCAAGAGGGACCTGTGCTGGGGCTTTCCCCCGGCATCATcagcgtcgtcatcgtcgtcatcgtcgtacTGCTTCGCTGGAGCCACGTAGGCCGGCACGACGGGTGCCGCGCCGACGGGCACACGGACGGCCTCCGCAGTCGCCGCAGCCATCTCCGCGTTTGCAGCCGACGGCGCCACCGAGGGCTTTCCGGACTGAGCCGCACTTTCCTTGCCGGCCATCGTGTACCGCGGTGACAGGGGTTGTCGGCACGGAGGCGGGTTAGGGGGCAGATGTTGCTCGGGTCCTGCTCAGGAATCCACTTGACCGTTGTTGATGCGGCTGGCGCCCGAGGAGCGGGAGGAGCGCGAGGAGCACGCTTGCAAATGCCcagcacgatgatgatgatgaggatgatgatcgTCCTCTGCACAAATGGCAGATACTCACggtgggggatcggccaagaattgGGCTGTTTGGAGAGAATACTAATTCtaatactactaataataataataatttatacacattcaaaagcaaaacaaataaataataataataataataataataataataataataataagaagaagaagaagaagaaagcttagccgaataaaaagaaaatagggGCATATGTGTTCCACTCGGTGTTCTAATCATTTATTATAATTGACTGGTTAAGGAAGGCAGCCCTTGGAATCACGGATGAAGTTTTTCATAACAGTTCAAACATTCTAGTGGCTTTACCCAATGTGgaagcttgcttgcttgcttgattgctTGCTATACCATGGCGCATACCAGCTACGGGGGATTGGACAAGAACCCGCCGGTTAAACTGAAAACGGTTATAGAAAAATGTGCGTAAGAAGATGGTTGTGCAACTTTGTCGTCAGCTTCGGTTGCGCTCACATTTCGCAAGGTTCGCTTGTTTTGTTGTGGATATAACGCACGGCTCGTACCCACAATTGGGATCGTCAAGAATCGAATCGTATATTCATAACAATACCAGCGAGTTAACTTCATTACCTAAAAAGAAGTAAAGCATGCAGAAAGGGGAAATTGCATGTTATCCGGTGCGAATTACAGGTAGCAAGAATCGAAAGCAAATGCCTGCGGTGCAGGCGAGGCAGGGGGACGGCGGGGGGACACAAAGAAGAACATAAAAAGGAGACAAGTTTAGTAGGTTAACTACGTGTACTCAATGAACAATTCCTGGATTGCGGATTGAACATCCAGGTTGCTGAATCACATAGTCGAGGCTCGCAAGGAAACTTGAACAGAATCTTCAAAGTGCAGAGCACATCTTCGAGGCAGAAGCTGCAGAATCATTTTCTCGGAGTAATGAAGCACCGGCATTAAAGAAAGAGCCGCCTAATTGTTTATTCCTCCTTAAAAAATCAGTGACAGGACTGCGCGGCACACGCatcacagtcacagcgtaagccgGAGGAGTGGCTCCATAGGCAGCGTACGCGGGATGAGTTTGCACGGGTTGTGCCTCCATGTGACGGCGCCACGAATGTGATGGCATGCGACAGCCGGGCTCAGCAGACGCCGCCGCCAGCTACATTCATTTAATATTCTCCGGAGTGTTTCCTGTTTTGCGTTGCTGAAATACCGGATGAAACGAAATGTGGTCAAACATGTTGCCTTTTTAGGTGCACGAACAATTACTGAAACAAGACTGAAGCTGGTTAGGCCATTCGCTTTAATTATTTTTCATCTCAGCTTCACCAGATGGAACGGCGGAAATATTGGGTACGCGTGGTCTATAAGCAACAGTATATGTAATGCAGTGCTCAGCAATCAAAACGCGATACTCGAAACGCATGGTGACCGGCGCTTTTTGCACCGACTGTAAGCGCTGGGGCCACTGAGCTGATGCATCTTGGTAAACAGTGAAAGCGAGAACCTTTGTGATGCTCTGCGACTGCATCTGATCCCTCGGTGCTCACCTAGAGCTCGGCGGTGgcgtaacaacaacaaaaaaagacgttGACAGTCGCGTGCTCTGAGTATTGCGTTTCAATTGATGGGCACTATGCACTTCCGACGCTGCTTTGCTATGGTCTAGTAGTTCTAACAATATTAAAGGAACTATCCATATCCAAGAGCTTCCTGTTACATGGAACATGCCTGTCTTCGCCTCCGCAGCTGTAACGGCTCTGGAGCTTGGGCTACGACGCCGAACACTCAGATTTGTAGTCGCCATTTTTGCGTCTTAACAATGCATTCTTGCGCTTAGGGTATATTTTACTTCCTTGCGCTTCTCAACTCTACTTGCGTCCGGCACATGACTGTTTGCTGTGCATCGATGGCGAACGCAAGCGCACGGTTGTGTTCACACTGGACCATGATGGACCATGAAATCGATCATGACCGAAGATGGGCTAGTTCATAAGACATTAAGAATGACGAAGCATTGCGCAAATAAAAATAATTAGATCGGGCCAAGAACGGGAACTTACCGACACACGTGCGATCAGGGAAAcagctcaagaaacaaaaaaaggaacACGTACGTCTCCTTTTTCTGACcatatttttagagcgcagctattaAACCAGTTTCTGCGATGAGCGTCGGCGTCCGTGTAACCGAGCGAAGGAGCACAGCCAAGGATTAAAGACCGAACGCGAGGCGCATGAAATGCGGCGATAGCAAAGaaagcgcgaggagaaaagcggagaaggagggtgcagcggaaccacgaggcggaaagcggaggagaaaaGCGCAGTGGAacacaagacgggctctgcggcgaagaccgctacgagatggcgccagagtggcgCGCCGTCGTCTGTACACCGATGGCACGGGGAGAGCGCGTCCAGCGATATCATACAATGAAAGAAAATGACATCTGGTGCTTCCCACTGCAACGAACGCACATTTTTTTGGTTACCACCTTTGGTGGTCGTTGCGCGAAGTTTGCCGACTGCACCGAATCCGTAGAATCCGCAGAAAAAGCTTTTTCGAAGCTTTCAAGTCCAATTCAGCGCTTTACAAAAGGCGGGTCTGCATTCCGGAGTCGTTAATTCCACACACAATGTGATCGCGCATCATCCGTTCACGCACTGAGCCAAACTTGCAATAATCTCCTGGCTTGTTAAGTGCAGCGACGTAGTGAATGACGGCCTCGCCTTCCTGTCTTTTCCTTGAAAAAGAAACTTGAGGCTTGCGACTACTTGGGAAACTTTGGTCTTGAAGTGAGTACTGGGGGCCGCGAGGATGGCGGCGAGTCTCGCATCACTCGGCTTTGTAGACGATAATACATTCCGTAGCAACATGCTCGTTGCCGCGCCGCAGCTTGTCAGATATACCGCAATGCCGAGCCGGTATTGCAgtagcttcgggatcggcccacgtatggggagtgcttaacgcctgcttcgcctccgctgcgggtcgggccggtattacagcatctttgggatcggcccacgcagggggagtgcttaacgcctgcccctcctccaccgcgggtcggctcggcattgcactattttcgggatcggcccacgtatggggagtttcttGCTTATGATACGGAAATTGCCTTGGACGGTacaggtatacagcttcgctgtaaaagacacggcctgccgcgtgcatcgaaaATGCTGTGATCCGCCCCGGCGCCATCAGACGGAGACTGTTGCCTGGGATGGGCATAGAAAATGCGTGAGGATGCGCTTCGAACGCCGTCGCCCGTGGAAACCGATGCGCCCCGTGCCTGAGTGCTAGCGCCGTTCATGGCGGCGACGTGTGCCGTCCCCGAGAGCTAGCACCGTTTGGCCCAGCCAAGCGGGTGAATATGCAACTATGGCTGAGACATTCGCTTCTATTGCAGCACGCCTGACGTGGCAGaccgcacattttttttctttttatccaaCGGTCCTGGTCAGGGGttcaatagagaaaaaaaaaacaaaaaaaactgacgatcccttcccctaccggaaaatgggggtaagcggAGCTTGTCcggcgtgcacctgaccttcgtcacagTTACGTATCCCATAGGTTAAGGTACCGCATCGCTTCAGCTTCCCACTCCTTATGCTCGGGACCTTCTTGTTGCTGTCgaattgcctgggctcgggcggctctaaagGCTGGGTCGGTGCACCGATGGCGAGCCCTTTCATGGGCGAGTTCTCGCCGGCGCTCGTCGAACGTGgcccgttcctcgggggaacACACAATGCGTGGCCGTTCCATTCGTTTTCCGACACTGAACTGATCGTAACGAAGCTCGCGCAGCGCGTGCACCGTGaccgcctatgcagctggaatcctttcTAATTACTCACACTCCTGCTCCGgcacagctgtcaactcatcaaacagccctttcccgcagctgctctacTAGGAGgtgtttttcgtttcttttgcgTGACCATGAGCACATTTGTGatccaatacaagcttcgcttcaAACATGGAGCACCAGGGTGTGCTAACATACCATACAACCATGATACTACCACTAAAGCCAAGTAATCCAGAGAAAAGCCTAGGTGCTGTCTTTCCTAACCACTGCAGTCACTCTGCCAATATTTGTATTATTCTGACAATCACATTCTCATTGtatggttaacgaaaaaaaaTAGATTGTTTTTATAAACTGCTTCATTAGCAGCAAAAGTCTATTAGCTCAAGATTTCCCATGCAAAACCCTTAAAGAGCACAAAATCAATGTTGAAGGTCAAATTTGGCAAGAGCGCCGTTTTTCAGCTCCTAAATAATGAACATGACGCCGACCATCACTTGCTAGGAAAATCAAATTACGTGGGGTGATGTGATACTTGCGGTGGCACAAGTTGACGTCAAAAAACGTCCATGGAAGAGCAGCAGATGGCTTTTGGCCCCTGGGGTACAGCCACAGGGGCACAAACCCACCGGCCCCGTGGGCTACATACCACCCAGATTTATGTATTTTATACATTTTTGTTCCATCACCggggaattatttttttttgtcttctcctATTCACATGACTAAGTGCGCCACAATGTTAACGTGCACAGAAAAATAACATCTGGTATATAAATGCTGGAGCTCTACGTCTTTATTCACAGCGGTAAGCTCTGTTGGGGGCGTGCACTTGCATCGCAATTTGCACtagttttctactttatatatTACCTTGTGCTAGAAATGTGGCCTGCTTCGTACAAGCTTGAAGATTCATTTCTCAAGAGCAGACTCCTGAAATTGCGTTTTCCTGTACGTCAGGCCTTAAAGCCCGCAGTACGGAATCCCTGGAAGCACCGTGAACGCCTTCGCTCCTAGTTCTGCTGTGCATGCCGGTACTCTGACTTCTGCCGTTCACTTCGCGGCGCCGTTTGCCAGCATGTCGCTGACGCGCCGCTAGTACCTCACGACGGCCGCCTGCTGCCGCCATTTCCGGCAGCACGCACTAAAGGATCTTCGCATTTTCTCAGGAGAATGATATCAACTGTCCGTGCGGTGTCGATGGTGAGCTGTGGCTTACGCTTCTCTCTGCGCAGCGTTCTGAGCCCGGTGTTTCCTTGTTGTAGCCGCGTGCGTAGTTCTACGATTCGCTGCTTCAGCCATAGTCCGCGCCTTGCAAGGAGGCGCCGTAACGTGAATACCTAAAAGTAAACACAGGTGTACAGAGTACGCGGCGCACCTGTCACACCCCTTGACCCGTGGCCCGATACGatgctgttgttgatgatgatgagaatTTACTGGTCTCCCCtgtgaaacggggcggtgacaaacagtcacctagcctgcttggtttaatcaggtatgccatacatgtttttcattctggcAATTTTTGTATTCCTCCATAACCATCCCTTTCTTTCTTGAGACTTCTCTATGTACCCTATACCGCTACCTGTGCAACTTCTACTTGGCACGTCACCtgatgtaataatatgcaactgcaatgcaaagggctCACGTATAGACGCTACGTGGCGGGCATGTCAAATCACGTGTCTCCTCTCGCGCTAGGACGCGTTTATAGAACTACACCACGGCGCTACGTCAATAAAATGCGGCGACGCCGTCGTGGGAAGTAAATTTCGCATGGCAGGTGTCCGCCGCCGAGTAGCGTACTCAGCTTAGAATAACTTtattgctgggcgagttggtgcatggctATGTTTCAGGAAGAGTTGCGCCTAAGAAAGAACAAACACGAGGAAAGAAATGTGGGTTATGTACGAGGATATTCGGAGAAGGAACCCGACGAAGCGGTTGCGGAATAAAGCATGCCGAAACTTTCGTGAAGTGTGCCACGGGGGTGGTATATCAAATCCCGCTCAAATGTGGACGAGTATATGTGGGCCAAACAGGGAGCTGCGTGAATGAACGCGCAGGGGACCATGCATTATCAATTAGGAAAAGAAAAGGAGCACACTTGCCCCCTCATTGCATCGCATGCAAAGGATGTAGACCACTGTTGAACAAAATTAAGATGCTAGGCAGAAGCAAGTATAAAACAGCCCGTGAGCTTTTACAAGCTTTTCACAACAAGGAAACGGGCGATGACTGCGTAAGTGATACTTCTGTTGCCTTATATCACGCTGAACACGATTTACTGCGCAGCTTGTGTGACATTTTTTTGTCACGTGTGAACACAGCCTATATCTTCGACACAAATGAACCCATTTGATAATTTGCGCTCTTTTCGTCTACCTCATTTTTTCCTGTGTTCGTTCTTTCTTAGGCGCAACTCTTCCTGAAACATAGCGTACTGAGGCAGGCGCAGCAGCTGCTGAGTTTTGCGGGTGCGTGTGCGGTTCTATGTGTGGGATCCTTATTCTGTGGTGTGTTGGAGCGAAGGAAACGCAGTATGCCGACCAGCTGCGTTGCGCCGAAATATGCAAGGTCAAGTTTTCGTAGGTTTCTTATTGATGAAAACGGTTGAAGGCAATGGGCCCCCGCGGTAAAAAGCGAAAGTTGGATTCGGATACTAGATCGTCCATTATGCGCAATACATTTCATAACAGATCTGCTTCTCTGTTATTTTGCGTGGCGTGGATTAGTCAACTTAGGATCTTAGGATCATTAATACCATGTAGCAATTAATAGCATTAATAGCATTACAATTTCTTTCCGCACTGTGGGAAAACTACATTAGCATTAGCCTTGAATGCACGTCTAGCG
Encoded here:
- the LOC135901189 gene encoding uncharacterized protein, coding for MAGKESAAQSGKPSVAPSAANAEMAAATAEAVRVPVGAAPVVPAYVAPAKQYDDDDDDDADDAGGKPQHRSLLMKEASTPGPNPACIFSVALVVITLSAVASFYALEAINNSSESPADTSSTVQGAANVTTDNPARLDDAEPETSSGADFLDEQETIVPAGTT